The nucleotide window TCCTTTCCCCGGGCCTATGCTATCTTTTTACTAAGATTTTTTCAAGGAGGGCTTCGCTTTGTCCCTTGTGCGGGCGCACTTCTGGGTGAAAGGACTGGTCCAGGGGGTGGGGTTTCGTTATTTTATCCTGCGGCAGGCGGCGGCTTTGCAGCTTAACGGGTGGGTGCGGAATCGCTTAAATGGCAGCGTTGAGGGTGTAGTTGAAGGACCGGCGGAAAGGGTGAAAGAGTTCCTGGACCACTGCCGGCGGGGTCCTGCTTTGGCCGAAGTCGAGGAAGTCAGGATCCAGTATGAAGAGCCACAGGGCGAAACGACCTTTAGAATTAGAAGTTCCCTTTGAATTAAGCCATAGTGATTGTGGCAGTTAATCAAACTTGCCAATTACCAGGGGGCCATGCCGTAGTAGCATAATTACCGCCAGGCCCAGGCCGAAAATAAAATACCAGCCTGGTCCTTCGCGCAGCCAGAAATAAAAAGGCAGGCCGCTGAAGGTCAGGAGGGTGGCCAGGTCGCTATTGCGGGT belongs to Moorella humiferrea and includes:
- a CDS encoding acylphosphatase, encoding MSLVRAHFWVKGLVQGVGFRYFILRQAAALQLNGWVRNRLNGSVEGVVEGPAERVKEFLDHCRRGPALAEVEEVRIQYEEPQGETTFRIRSSL